In Dictyoglomus sp. NZ13-RE01, the sequence AGAAAAATTACGAAACCTTTGAAAAACTAAACACAATTCCTTTAGGAGTTAGTGTAGATACTGTACCATCAAAGCATGCTTGGGCTAAGGAACTGAAAATATCAAAATTGAGACTAATTAGTGATTTTTGGCCCCACGGCAGAGTAGCACAACTCTTTGGAATATTCAGAGATGAGGAAGGAAAGATTATCTTTTTCAAGATATACGAAATTAAAGAGCTACCAGATATTGAAGAGATAATTAAATTTCTGGAAAATAAATAAAAAGAGGGAGAGTTAAACTCTCCCTCTAATCATAAAAAACCTCTGGAGGTTCAATTTGTTTCTCATAAAAGAATTTTATTTTGATTCTGCACATAACTTGATAAAATATAAAGGGAAATGTGAAAATCTTCATGGGCATACCTATAAACTTGTTGTTGTTATAGAAGGTATTCCCAATGATGAAGGTATGATAATGGATTTTGTAGAATTAAAAGAGATAGTCAAAGAACATGTTTTAAAATATTTAGATCATGCTTATTTAAATGATATAATTGAACAACCAACAGCAGAAAATATTGCTATTTGGATCTGGAATAGGCTATATGATCTTTTAAAAAGGGATAATTGTCAATTATTTGAGATTCAGGTTTGGGAGACAAGAGAAAGTGGAGTCGTATATAGAGGGGAAAAATTTGAGAGACGTACAGAATGATATAGATCTTAGGAATATACCCTTGGAAAGAGTGGGTATTAAGGATTTGGAATGGCCTATCAAGGTTTTAGATAAAGAGAGAGGTCATCAGCAAACAGTAGCAAAAATAGAGATTGCAGTTGATTTAAAACATTATATTCGTGGAATTCATATGAGTAGATTTATTGAGATTATGAATGAACTTGAGGAACTAAAACCAAAATCATTAGAAGAAATGCTGAGAAAGATTAAGGAGAAACTTCAAGCAGAAAGAAGCTATCTTAAAATGTCTTTTCCTTATTTCATTTATAAGAGTGCCCCAATATCAAAAATAGAATCTCCCAATAAAATTGAGGCAATTATTGATGCAGAACTTTTTAAAGTATTCAATATGATCATTGGAGTAAAAGTACCTATTCATACATTATGTCCTTGCTCCAAAGAAATTAGTGATTACTCTGCCCACAATCAAAGAGCAATAGCGGAAATATATGTAAAATCAAAAAGTATGATATGGTTTGAAGATTTAGTAGAAATAGCAGAAAAAAATGCAAGCTCTCCCATATTTGCCCTTTTAAAAAGACCCGATGAAAAATATATAACTGAACACGCATATGATAATCCTAAATTTGTTGAAGATGTCGTTAGAGATATTGCCATAGAACTTGAAAAAAATAATTCTATAGAATGGTATAAAATTGAGGTTACAAGTATGGAGAGTATACATAATCATAATGCTTTTGCATGCTTAGAGAAGGGGTGGCTTGATCATGTTATTAGAAATCAGTAATGAATATTTGGAAAAAGAAATTCAGAAAATTGGAGCACATCCTGATTCTATTCCTATTTTCCTAAGAAAATCCAAAATAATACCACTAAAGATATTCAACATTCCATCACCTGCAGGGAATATAATAAAACAAGAAATGTTAGCAATAGGTGGAGATTTTATAGTACACAAAAATACTGTGAACTGTAAGGTAGATAAAACAGATGGAATATTCCTTGGAACAAGAAAGCACTATGAAATTCTTCTAAATAAAATTAAAAAC encodes:
- a CDS encoding peroxiredoxin; its protein translation is MKIGDLAPNFSLKDQHNEEFNLGSYKGKKILLSFHPLAWTRICAEQMVSLEKNYETFEKLNTIPLGVSVDTVPSKHAWAKELKISKLRLISDFWPHGRVAQLFGIFRDEEGKIIFFKIYEIKELPDIEEIIKFLENK
- the queD gene encoding 6-carboxytetrahydropterin synthase QueD, with amino-acid sequence MFLIKEFYFDSAHNLIKYKGKCENLHGHTYKLVVVIEGIPNDEGMIMDFVELKEIVKEHVLKYLDHAYLNDIIEQPTAENIAIWIWNRLYDLLKRDNCQLFEIQVWETRESGVVYRGEKFERRTE
- a CDS encoding GTP cyclohydrolase I FolE2; translation: MRDVQNDIDLRNIPLERVGIKDLEWPIKVLDKERGHQQTVAKIEIAVDLKHYIRGIHMSRFIEIMNELEELKPKSLEEMLRKIKEKLQAERSYLKMSFPYFIYKSAPISKIESPNKIEAIIDAELFKVFNMIIGVKVPIHTLCPCSKEISDYSAHNQRAIAEIYVKSKSMIWFEDLVEIAEKNASSPIFALLKRPDEKYITEHAYDNPKFVEDVVRDIAIELEKNNSIEWYKIEVTSMESIHNHNAFACLEKGWLDHVIRNQ